The Parus major isolate Abel chromosome 5, Parus_major1.1, whole genome shotgun sequence genome contains a region encoding:
- the GSC gene encoding homeobox protein goosecoid, with protein MTSPGYKKGKRFRWIILRAALWAEISKQGRVEGGKFQGWILRTRTHTAHARTDTHAHSARKLPSEKALFFSLRFLFKIYPKSFDFVSFQPLPTPPSPATTYPPSRPPPSLPRPVLAALPRTVWGMPVNMFSIDNILAARPRCKDSVLLPPSAAPVVFPSLHGDSLYGSASDYGGFYSRAVAPASALPPAVTGSRLSYNNYYYGQLHVPASPVGPSCCGAVPPLGAQQCSCVPPAGYEGSGSVLMSPVPHQMLPYMNVGTLSRTELQLLNQLHCRRKRRHRTIFTDEQLEALENLFQETKYPDVGTREQLARRVHLREEKVEVWFKNRRAKWRRQKRSSSEESENAQKWNKASKTSPEKRQEEGKSDLDSDS; from the exons ATGACGTCGCCTGGGtataaaaaagggaagaggTTCAGATGGATTATACTCCGAGCAGCCCTCTGGGCTGAGATCAGTAAACAGGGGAGAGTTGAGGGGGGAAAGTTCCAGGGGTGGATCCTGCGCACACGCACACACACCGCACACGCGCGCACAGACACACACGCACACTCTGCCCGCAAGCTGCCCTCGGAAAAGGCGCTGTTCTTTTCGCTCcgattcctttttaaaatttatccGAAAAGTTTCGATTTCGTGTCCTTCCAGCCTCTTCCcacccccccctccccagccaccaCCTACCCTCCCTCCcgccctcctccctccctcccccggCCGGTCCTCGCCGCCCTGCCCCGCACGGTTTGGGGCATGCCTGTGAACATGTTCAGCATCGACAATATCCTGGCGGCCAGACCTCGCTGCAAGGACTCGGTGCTGCTGCCCCCGAGCGCCGCGCCCGTCGTCTTCCCCAGCCTCCACGGGGACTCGCTCTACGGCAGCGCCTCCGACTACGGCGGATTTTACTCCCGGGCGGTGGCTCCCGCCTCCGCACTGCCGCCGGCCGTCACTGGATCCCGGCTCAGCTACAACAACTACTACTACGGCCAGCTGCATGTGCCGGCGTCCCCCGTGGGCCCTTCGTGCTGCGGGGCCGTGCCGCCCCTGGGCGCCCAGCAGTGCTCCTGCGTTCCCCCCGCAG GTTACGAGGGCAGTGGGTCAGTCCTGATGTCCCCTGTTCCCCATCAGATGTTGCCCTACATGAACGTGGGCACTTTGTCCCGGACGGAGCTGCAGTTACTGAAccagctgcactgcaggagaaaaagacGGCACCGGACTATCTTCACTGACGAGCAGCTGGAAGCGCTGGAAAACCTCTTCCAGGAAACGAAATACCCAGACGTGGGCACCAGGGAACAGCTGGCCAGAAGGGTGCActtaagagaggaaaaagtggag GTTTGGTTCAAGAACCGCCGGGCGAAGTGGAGGAGGCAAAAGCGATCGTCTTCGGAGGAGTCAGAAAACGCACAAAAGTGGAATAAAGCGTCTAAAACGTCACCGGAGAAGAGAcaagaggaggggaaaagtgACTTGGACTCTGACAGCTGA